aaacaaaaaaatatttaccataCAAACTAAAGTGGTTTCAGTCTGAACAATTTCATTTGAGAAGGGTTAGAGCATTCTTAAtgttataaatataatattttcTAATAGTTTACCTGCCACGAGTATTGCATGTGAACATCTCATCAAACAAAGAGCCAATGTCAAAGGTCACTTGTTCATGTGATTCAGAAAACACATGTGCATGCAGTTAAATGTCCCTTAGGCACATTAAGACATTAGTATGTGTTCAGCTTTATTGTGTTGGTCTAAACAAACACTGATCTGACTCAAAAACCTTCAGAAACTGCTCTAAAGTCACTGTTTACTGTTTCAGATTTGGCGACTAGTtaacacaaacaggaaaagcTTGCTCGTCATTTACTTCAGCATCATGTTTCTGAAAGGACACTCATTTTATGTACTGTATGTGCTAATATGTTGTAGCACCAAGAGCATCTGCTCATTGGAAATactaaatgcatttaaagaacaaaaaaatactcaaacaaAATTAATTGAGATTAAATTGATTTGACCAAATATTTGTACGTTTGACATAAAGTGAAGGTAGAATCCTAAATAATTATttacctgtttttatttcatgtgttTTTACCTCTGTTACATCACCAAAGGTTTTTAGTCCCCAACAGCTGTAAATTATGACGttaatttgcttctttttttttcttgtaatccaaacatttctttgtaaatttCTATAGTAGACCAATGAGTGTCTTTTTACTCTGATATTTGCCGATAACATGTATTCATTTGCGAAAAGCAACAGTTAGACAGAGCATGGTAAAATCTGCTGAAAAGTCCCCTGAGATTGCCTGAGAGTGTTTTACAGGACGAGTGGGGGTCACTCTGAAATCCTGctgactggggggggggggggtgctccgAATTAATTTACTACATTTCTACAGAACCATCAGTTTCATTGAAGACgttactttacattttttgtgcaaatcttattcaaagaaatgtgcattttgTTGTTGCATTCCAGATAAAGTAGCTTCCAATTGCATGAAaccaagaggaaaacaaagtaaCTGTTAGGGCCTGAATAAATAGCAGTACAGCTGGCTGCAGCAAAACAATGCTGGCATTATTATTTCAGATTTGCTGCTTAAAAGTGCACCAGGTCAACGCTTTTAATGCTGATTGTTGGCAATTTATGGCCCATTCCATAATTTGCCAACAATCAGAAAGAGGGAGCAATGTCAGTTATCTATCTTGAATGTATGCAGTCCAGAATGAAAAATGGACAAGTATACTCAATGATTGTTCTCCCAGTTAAAACAGGACAACTGTGTGAATGTTAAAGGCAGCCCGCGGAGAGCATGTCAGTGAATGAaactcccctcctcctccttgcgTGAATGGCAGCTTTGTTTCTGCTGTCAGACTCAGTTAAGTGTTGCTCCCTTTAAACAATCATGGTGGAGTTATGGAAATGAGCTGCCCCCATCAGCAGCCCCACAGACGATGAACCATTCCAACATTTTCCAAATATTCCTGAATCTTCTCACTGTGCAGTCAAGTTACTTTGACTTGGCTTTCTGTTTGGgggcagcggcagcagcaggcGGCAGGGCAGGTTTTGATGGAGGGGCAGAGGGAGCGGAGGATGTCACTGACCCATACAGACTGTCCaacctgcaaaaaaacaaatcaaaatgcgaatgaaaaaaaaagatgtttcttatctgttaaaatgtttgtaaaagtactgacaaaacaaagaactaGCAGCTTACTGGTTTCTGACTTTCTTCACCAAACTTCTGAAGGTTCTCGCCATCCTTCTTATCCGCACCTGCCGCAAAAATGATcgaaatttgaatatttttactgTTAACATAGATCACCTTTAAACCTGCAAAGATCAATGAATAGATAAATCTCACCTGCTGCTTTTTGTACAACAGAGGAAGGGAGAAAACACCTATCACAGCTGTGAAACAAGGACATATATGTTTTTCTATATGATTTAATGCAAAAACACtaaatttacataaaataatGACAGATTTCTGCGCTCAAATTGAACAAAATTAAGACTAAAAGATTGTTGCTTCACTCTTGAGCTCACCTGCAATCATAAGGGTCAGTCCGTTGGTCACTGTGCCAACATAGGTTAGCAGGTAAAGGAGCAAAACGAactagaaaaaagaacaaatggtAAACAAATTAAGTGATCGGCTTGTCCCTTTCTGCACCTTTTTTAGATCGATTGCAACACAACAATCCTACTAATGAAATGCAACTGGTGGCAGCTGACATGCAACATTTTAGACTGAATGTAAAAGAAATCCCCTATAAAGTGGAGTTTTAGGAGGAAACAGTTATTATGCAAataatctgaaaatgttttttttttaaaacggagTCTTTAATTAAAGCCAATCAATCACTGTACCCACTAGATGGCgccaaacatttacaaaacctGTCGTgaagctttttatttaaatgcaatttCTAAGCTTTCTTATGAGAAAGTAAAATAATTCTTTAATCAGTTTATCACCATTTTATAACCAGTAATATTGCAATAAGAAAAATACAAGGTGTATGATTCTGAAATCTATCCTTGTGTTCTGTGACACACCAAACCACACTAGATGAACTATATGTCCTAATTACAGAGATGctaaacaaattaaatataaattcCACTTGGACTACCTACAGCTGTCTCTGAACATTTCCAACGTCTAAACAGAATCGCCCCTCCAGGAGTGACCTCTAACAGCTGGAGCGGCTGAAAGAGACTCTTTTCTGCAACAGTTACAGAATATGACGTGACATTGGGAGCAATCATTAGAGGCAATTGCAAGATTCCAGTGGAAACGTGGGAGCAAAAACCCCAGAGAGAGTAGAAAAGAGATGCCcgctaaaaaaaagttgaataggCCTGTGTACACGTGAAATGTCAAGTGCAATATGCTTAAAATCCACAGCCGAGTCACCTGACTTATGGTCTGTGAGGTGCAGAAAGAAGGAAGCATAAAGTGTAAAAAGGACCAGTCCTGCAGTAAAACACGCTCTGGGGCTCCTTTGTTTACTCACTGGAAACCTGCCGTCTGAGGAGTGAGTTTCATTCAACCAAAGTACAAGGCTATCTCAGAGGAAACTAGTCCCACCATCTGTGAGGAAACTGAGCTCGATTGGAGCCTTTTACGTGACAAAACACACTCCAAAGTGCAAGAGACGCCTGAGAAGATTCTTGAGTTGTCACTACAGTTTATTTTCTgtacttcataaaaaaaaatacttgctgGTATTTAGAGAAGATGGCTGCTGCCAAAGATCTGGTAATACTTTCAAATGAGGGCAGAGCTGAGCACAACCAAAGCTGGTGTGGCCACAAGCAGCTCAAAGCAGCGTGGGATTTCTCTGATAAGCCTTATGGGGAGGGATTTGAGGACTTTGAGatctctttgtaaaaaaaaaaaaaaaaaaaaaaaaactgcactatTTGCTATATATTAAATGTACCATGTACAATAtttgctaaactaaacaatTTAAGTTGTTTggggtttggtttgttttcaaagacactttttaaagacccactccaatgaaaattgtgtttttatcacgttcttgtggcgtttttctcatgatggagaacatatatacataaagaaaattaagcttaatattgtgtttatgagtatttgtttttgggtttttttaaagtttaggaaaatatataaatgaaaaaaaccttAGGATGATTAGATCATAAAATTAGTTTGATCATCACCTTGATGGAATCGATCAGGTTATCGATAAAAAGAAGCCGCTTGATTTCTGTGACAGCAAAGGCGACCAGCAgcaccacctcctccaccagCATCACTGTGTCCTTATCTGTCAGGGAGACATCGTAGTCCAGATATGACCTGCTCATGAAGAAACACACAGGACATGAGAAACAAGCAGAGCACACACACCACGCTGAGTCCTATGATCAGAACCACACAGGTGGAGAGCCAAACGGATGGACTCACTGAAAAGGGTGGATGCCAGGGTTCCAGcgcagcagctccagcagcttATAATAAAGACGGAGAGGGAAGGTGATGCACAAGATACCCAGGCAGACATGAGAAAGCACTGTGATGGCGCTCAGCTGGAAGATGCTGGCCAGACCAATCACCAGCCCCGTGAATACCACACCTGTCCGCCTCATGCTCCTCCAGTACACCAGGTCCACCACTGTAAAACACGGTTCAACACAAGAAGGAGGTCATGCTGGGTTTTAGATAAAACACGAGCGTGGAGGATCTGACACTCTTCTCTGACACTCAAgctgttgctgtgttttttacTGAAGCTAAAGGGGACTTGAGACAATTTCTTGAGCAGCAACACATTTCAGTCTGTCGGCTCCTCAGCTTCTCCATCTGTGCCTCTAAgtcaactttaaaataaaagaaatgcatcCTAAACAGTCCGAAGAAGAACAGGAAGACAGATCCACACTTTATTAGAGGTAAGCATCAAAGCAGACATACTTATTGAGTCTAAATGAGAACATCTCACATCCATTTTGTTGGACGTTTTGGTGGAATTTTGGTTCAACTTGACATCAAAGTTGGTTATCTGAGCTAAACATTATGCtgtaaacacttaaaaaatgtttgctaaACCTGCAGAAAAATCAATCTGTACTACAATACTAAATTCATTATGTTTTTCAAAGAAGATTTATGTTTTCTCATTAAAGTTAAcccaaaaaaacactaaaaaagcaaGACATGGTCAAAGCTAAACTCACAATCCTCATGCACCATGTGAATACATTATTCCCTACTGAATAACGGTAAATTCCCTCCCTTGAGACAGTTTGGGAACAAGATAAACGACAGCATTCACTCAACAATTCAAATGAGTCCCGTTCTGTCCACACTGGACTCAGCGCTTGATTTTTTCATTGGGTCTGTGTTCCCAGCTGTACTACAAGAGGGGGCCATTGAAAATCGGGGCCCATCCATCTGACAGCTGTCCAGCTGCTCTGTTTCTTTTTCGCTCAAACTCACACTCCTGGTTTCCTTACGTTTGGTGGCCATTTCGACAGCGATCCTGCTCGCTCCTCTTCCCTCCTTCTGCTGCCTTgcactccaggctttttttggCGACCCCAGCTCCGTCAGCAGTATAAGGCCTGCTGGCCTAATTTTATCCCGTATTGGATCCACCCTTGGTggattcacacacacacactctcacacttaAACTGGGAACCTGAGACTTCAGCATGTGGATGTCCCCAGCCTTCACacagttttcctcatccagTGGGTCAACAACCAGACATAAGGAGGCCTCTGCATGCATCTGTGAAGGCAAGTACTTCATGTAAAACATGTCACTTCATTTGAGGTTAATAAAAGTTGTACTTTCTGATTAAAACTTGCAGTGgttctaaaatttaaaaaaacaaatttccaaTAAAACCTGACCTGGACTGAAAGCAGCTCATGCACTTTACTAGTTGCATCAATACCACAGAGCATCAAGGCAGTTATTAGGGCAAAGATGGACATATCATTTAGAAAATGCTTTATTTGATTTATCTAATGTGACCATAATgtctttctttatgtttttgcaaaaactgaGAAGCAAACGGTTGAAATCCCGTTTTTTCCAGtttatatgaactggaaacccaatgtttgtaaaaaataaacaattaaatacttaaaatcAACTAAACAATAGGCCCTGAATATATAttctctgacattttttttcttaatgtaatTACCTAAATAAACAAACTTCTACCATGATATTTGGAATATgtccaaatattttttgtagtCACAGAATACAAAACAGTGtataattttatatttaatatgcTCTTTATTCTAGATCATACatatgttcattcattcattcattcattcattcattcattcattcattcattcatttttgttcctttaaagaaaaatgtctaaTGCCAAATATGTTTGCATGCTTTTTGTacaattgaacattttttggctttttcttgTAAAGCACAATCAAAAAAAAACCACCAAAATCCAATAAATATACGAGTTTCACTATTTCTGTCTCTAagatttaaggtttttttttattgcattccTATAAAATCCTCTATTTTTTGATAGAATTAGCAGATAAACACAGGTTTATAGTTTCCTCCTACAACTACAACTGTCCAACAAAAGAGAGATTTGTTGTAAAAGTAGATTACATTTACTCATAGCATgtttatcataaataaaagatcacATAAAGAATTCATTACAAAGCAGCATCCAACCATCACTCTGTTACTAAACGGCTAACAGCCCTTTAATCCTCAAACCCATAATCCCACAGATCGAAGGTTGAGATTACCATTGGAGTGGGAGGGGCCGAGCAGCAGATAGGAGGATGGTGACGGAGTTTGAGCTCAGACATGACAGTCACAGTGCAACCCGGGCAAGGATTGGCGCACACAAAtaaccagccaatcacagcagaGGCAGGGAGAATAACAAGGCTGAGGGAGAGCTGCTGAAAGAGGAAAGAGCTATGAAAAAGCGAGGGAGAAGGGGAAATCATAGCAGCACAGAGAGGAGAGCAGAcaaagaggagaaggaggatgCATAGAGGGAAGAGCGGCGATCAGTAAGGTCtccagaggaggagaggagatgAGAAGAGGAGAGCGTAGAGGCAACACAGAAAACATCCATCAGCGGAGTTCGCCATGCTCTGAGCTCTGGAGCTGCAGGGCTACTCAGACACCGCTGAGAGTCAGGCCCACAGTGCGGCCCTCCATCCCTGCTGCAAACACCGCAGAAGATTCCCATCCCATCAGACAGGCAGAACAATCATGAGAACATCTAGGAAAGGCAGCGTGGAGATGCCTGCATTTGTGCGGCAGCTGGTGAAAGAAACAGAGAAGAGGGTCAGCTCCTTCTTCAAAGGAGGCCGTGGAGGAGCTGCTGAGGGGGAACAGGCAGGGGAGGGGGAGAAAGAGGAGGTCATCCCCAGCCCCTACCTGGACCGGCCAGTTCTGGACAAGTTGACAGAGGAGGGCTGCGTCCGCTGGGGCCTCACGTACGCACTGGGCAGCATGCAGGGCTGGAGGGCCAACATGGAGGACTTCCATAACTGTGTGCCTCAGCTTGGCGGGGAGTTGGCTGACTGGAGCTTTTTTGCCGTATTCGATGGTCATGCTGGCAGCACAGTGGCTCAGTATTGTTCCCAGCACCTTCTGGGTCACATCCTGGCTGCAGGTAAAAGGTTGATGATCTGCTATGAAGAGTGGCTTTTTGTGatgcatttgtttcattttgtgccCTCAGATGGAATTGCAGCTGATGACAACCCTGAAAAGGTGAGAGGCGCCATCATCGACGGCTTCATGCAAACAGACAAACATCTGCACTCTGTAGCCCGTCGAGAAGGCTGGGAGAGGGGTGGCACCACGGTGGTGGCGGCTCTCATTTCCCCCTATTACATCTACTTTGCCAACTGTGGTGACTCCAGAGCAATGCTGTGCCGGTCCGGACAGGTCTGCTTCTCCACTGAGGACCACAAACCCTTCAGCCCCCTGGAGAAAGAGCGGATCGAAAGTGCAGGGGGCACTGTGTCCCTCCAACGAATCAACGGCTCTTTGGCTGTTTCCCGTGCCCTGGGGGACTTCAGCTACAAGGGGGCGGAGAACCGGACCCCCTGCCAACAGATGGTGTCCCCAGAACCGGAGGTGTGTGTTGTGGAGCGCTCGCCTGCAGATGAGTTCCTGGTGCTGGCCTGCGATGGGGTCTGGGACACTATCAGCAATGAGGAGCTGTGCGCCTTCATCCACAATAGACTGCGTGTCTGCAATGAACTGAGGGACGTCTGCGCTCAAGTCATTGACCTCTGTCTCTATAAGGTCAGAGCATCAACATGTTCACTACATGTTAGAAGAGCTGAAAGTAGCATGTCACCATTCTTGATATCTGGAGAGGTTAATTTTTCTTCATCCTAAAATCCTGGCTATATGATAAGAAAAGCATgtgggttctggttctgatcccAAAAGGGACAAGCTACATACTTTGAACATTAAAGAACAGCTTGGTGGGTGGAGATGTTATCCTATAAGTTAAAAGTTTCATCTATATCTGCAAGGCAGACTATAAATGGAACTCACTGTTCTCACTGATCTGAAGGTGTGAACGCTGCTCAAGAGCTGTGcacaaaaatgtagaaaaaacaaaaaccttgtgCATTTTATAAATAGCTTTAGTCTATAAACTCTAGAGGTTGCTGTAAAACTAAAGGCTGGATTTGAACAATAGTTTcctatttttcctttatttatttcttcctttttgttttgtgggcAGACTTAGCTGCCCACTAACCATTATTGTTCTGCTGAaacatattattaaaaaaaaaaaaaaaaacatttggggattctcaatcaatcaatcaaatctttatttatatagcactttcacaTCTTCCAGACATCCAAAGTGTCGCACACGTATAACTACACTAAAACCATAGGTAACATTCAAAGAAGCACAGTAAAACGAtaataaaatcatcaataaaagaaaacactaaaaaaccTGTCTAATTATCAttctctctggtgttaaaagccaATGACAGTGAAAAGCAGAGGCGGCATCTTCCTCAGCTTCTGTGCTTCAAGTGGCTGCTGCTTCTCGTACAATAGTCTGCGCAGAGCCTTAAAATAGACTGCAGGGGGTGTCAGAACAGGTTGCATAGATTTATCCTGGGAGGATTTATTTCAGACAATCCCACTGTTAGACAATCTAAATCACCCAAGAATATGAGTGAATGGATTTATCCTCGCTTATTTTCTCACAAAACGAAGAGAACCTGCTAGCACTGATGGCGTGGACATCATGTCACTGTTACGTAACTGAGCTTCAGTTTGGGTGCACACGGTGGCCTCAAAACGCCTCAGCCAATCTACGTTTTTGCTTCTGCGCCGCATCCCTGTGACACTGATGTGCTGACGTGAAAATAGTCAGCAGTGCCCCGTGTGCTGACATTTGTAAGGTCAGCCATCATTAGTCGCATGTGCTGACGCTGCTTGGCTTTTTTTACAGGGCAGTTTGGACAACATCAGCATCATTTTGATTTGCTTCCCTGGAGCCCCCCAGCTGTCAGCGGATGCACTGCACCAGGAGGCCGAGCTGGAGGATCTGCTGGAGGCCAAAGTTGCAGGTCTTGTCTGACTTCAGAgcaaaaaatgtgaatatttggGGTACATGAATCCTGATGtctgtattttgttttctgttttttttttaaacagagatTTATGAAGAGTTGTGCTCAGCTGGCGAAGAGCCTGACCTCCTGTCTGTCCTCACAGTCCTAGCATCCACTGTCATCCCCGGATTACCTCCAGGTGGAGGCATTCAGAGCAAGTAAGATCCTGGAAATGAGCATTTCATGCTCTGCAGTGTGACTGCAGCACACATAAACCCACTGCTCTGCATCGTGTGTTGCAGGAGGAACTGCATCATCTCTGCTTACTACCAACAGAGAGACACACACAAGCCTGCAGTACCAAATGTGAGTACCAGCGTTTATATATGGATATTTTTCAAGAAAGACATTTGAcctatttttttctcctgcagggTCTCGGAAGCTCATGAgaagtggatttttttccccctttacaATCCAAAGAGGAAATGTTATCAATGTAAATATTCCACCTGTTTTTCCTCATGTGAGAAATCCAACAACAAAAAGGGAAATTATGAGCAAAGCGTGGTGTCGGTTAACATCACACATGCAGGTAAAAAACAGACCTAATAAAGCTCTATAGTTTATATTTCTATGAGAAGGATATTTTGTAAGATTTGCTCCTAAATTGTCTTCAAAAAGACAGTACATATGATCAATTCACAAgactgaaaaattaaaaaataaactttgtaGCAGATTCTCTGAGTGCAAACAAACTCATTTACTCTGGTCGGGCTCCTATTTAGAAGatcatattttaataaatacaaacaataaaaactgtttgattttgtAATGCACAAAGGgaattcctaaaaaaacaaaacaattttacatCCATTTCTGATCAAAATTTTAAAGTTGTGCTTTCTGgaatttttctgtctgctcagagtgacaaagaaaatcacagatcaaatattttattgaaagaaaattatATTTCACAATCTATTATATAAAATGCTTTCTAAAGAGGTGATTATCTTTTTTACATGTCAGTTTATAGTTGAAAGTTTACgtgcaacaacaaaacaagcataTCCTATAAAATTCCCTAAATCTGACATAACTAATTGATCATGTGTTACACAAACAGACTGTACATCAAAAAATAACAATCAAACACATTTTGCTGGTCTTATTCTAAACTTATCATATGTCAAAACATATTCTTTAAGTGTctgtgaaatgtattttttctgtgaACTGGTTGATATGTGCTGTTCTGccttattaatcttttttagAGTTGataaaacagcaacagaaaaagtGCATTTCTGCATGGATTCAATTTCTCCTGCATTCGTCTTCTattatttctgtcattttatgtgAATAGAACAGACAGGATAAGACTTCCGTCTCAATAAAGGATATCAAAACCCAAATCAattgttttattcttgttttaagccaaaatattTAGGCTAACCATTTGGACTTAATGCTACATgacattaaatgtttattaGGGGTGTATCGATTTGTTTCACTGATTCAATTCATGTCAAAATTTGTGCTTGTTAATACAATTCATGGTCAAGATTGGTTCACTTTGAAAGATCCGATTGGCTaacctaaaatcaatccaggaaATCGTGAGCCAAAAATTCAGctagtgtgactcagagataaatccCTTGGTActaaacagtgcaggtgaagctttccagattccttatatttcttgcaagataatcaagtgtaaattatatatgtgttcaaacaaaaaaagcaaacaagaattcatggcaaatccattcacatgtcaCATCTGGTCACGTGtcttccacacattggactgtgaTAAGGCTGTAATAAATTGTAAtccttttttgctgtcatcacatgtgatttgtttttcaattcaattcaaacaaCCTTATTTAACCCCACAGGGCAATTGCTTTCAAG
The DNA window shown above is from Oryzias latipes chromosome 14, ASM223467v1 and carries:
- the LOC101170947 gene encoding protein phosphatase 1B, with product MRTSRKGSVEMPAFVRQLVKETEKRVSSFFKGGRGGAAEGEQAGEGEKEEVIPSPYLDRPVLDKLTEEGCVRWGLTYALGSMQGWRANMEDFHNCVPQLGGELADWSFFAVFDGHAGSTVAQYCSQHLLGHILAADGIAADDNPEKVRGAIIDGFMQTDKHLHSVARREGWERGGTTVVAALISPYYIYFANCGDSRAMLCRSGQVCFSTEDHKPFSPLEKERIESAGGTVSLQRINGSLAVSRALGDFSYKGAENRTPCQQMVSPEPEVCVVERSPADEFLVLACDGVWDTISNEELCAFIHNRLRVCNELRDVCAQVIDLCLYKGSLDNISIILICFPGAPQLSADALHQEAELEDLLEAKVAEIYEELCSAGEEPDLLSVLTVLASTVIPGLPPGGGIQSKRNCIISAYYQQRDTHKPAVPNGLGSS
- the LOC101161432 gene encoding reticulon-2, with amino-acid sequence MATKLVDLVYWRSMRRTGVVFTGLVIGLASIFQLSAITVLSHVCLGILCITFPLRLYYKLLELLRWNPGIHPFQSYLDYDVSLTDKDTVMLVEEVVLLVAFAVTEIKRLLFIDNLIDSIKFVLLLYLLTYVGTVTNGLTLMIAAVIGVFSLPLLYKKQQVRIRRMARTFRSLVKKVRNQLDSLYGSVTSSAPSAPPSKPALPPAAAAAPKQKAKSK